Proteins co-encoded in one Nicotiana sylvestris chromosome 7, ASM39365v2, whole genome shotgun sequence genomic window:
- the LOC138873480 gene encoding uncharacterized protein — protein sequence MSAPWPFVAWGMNAIEPTEPVASNGHRFILVAIDYFTKWVEAKTLNSVTKKAVVDFVHSNIICWFGIQKVIFTNNGANLNSNLMKEGSRQWHEKLPCTLLGYRSTIRTSVGATPYLLVYGKKVVIPAEVEISSLRIVAAAKIDDTEWVKTRREQLGLIYEKRLAAVYHGQLYQKRMARSYNKKDKGI from the exons atgtctgcaccatggccctttgttgcttggggtatgaaTGCCATCGAACCAACTGAGCCAgtagcatccaatggacacaggttcattctcgtggccattgactatttcactaagtgggttgaagctaaaactttaaattctgtgaccaagaaagcagtggttgattttgttcattCGAATATAATTTGTTGGTTCGGGATCCAAAAGGTGATCTTCACTAACAATGGTGCCAATCTTAATAGTAACCTgatgaaagaa ggttccaggcaatggcatgaaaagttgccctgtacgttgttgggttatcgctcTACTATTCGCacatcagtaggtgcaactccttatttattggtatatggcaAAAAAGTggtgatacccgcggaagttgaaatttcatcccttcggattgtcgctgcaGCCAAAATTGATGATactgagtgggtcaaaactcgtcggGAACAATTAGGTTTGATTTATGAAAAAAGGCTGGCAGCAGTgtatcatggccagttgtatcaaaagagaatggcgagatcatataacaagaag gataaaggaatttaa
- the LOC138873481 gene encoding uncharacterized protein gives MKGVGIGAMLIIAQVRFYCTNSMAEHEACILGLRLAVDMGVQEVLVLGDLDLLVHQIQGEWETRDLKLIPYRQCVQDLCQRFRSVEFRHVPRIHNEVADTLATLVSMLHHPDKAYVDHLHIQVRN, from the coding sequence atgaaaggtgtcgggATAGGGGCAATGCTTATTATTGCCCAGgttcgtttctactgtaccaaCAGCATGGCTGAgcacgaggcatgcattctgggatTAAGGTTAGCTGTGGACATGGGAGTCCAAGAAGTGCTAGTTTTGGGAGACTTAGATTTGttagtgcatcagattcagggagaatgggagacccgagatttgaagctcataccgtatcgGCAATGTGTGCAGGATCTCTGTCAGCGGttcagatcagtggagttcaggcatgtccctaggatccacaatgaggttgctgacACTTTGGCTACTCTTGTGTCGATGTTACAtcacccagataaggcttatgttgaccatctgcatattcaggtccgcaattag